GGCAACAGATGCAGCAGATCCGCCAGCGCAGCCTGGAAAGGGAGTTTGACTCGGACGGCGACGAGAAGGAGAATGAGGAGGTGGgggaagtggagggaggaggagggggccaGAAGGAGATGTTCTTTGTGGAGCTTCCTGGGGTGGAGTTTAAAGCAGGTGAGAGGCCAGGATGAACCTTGTTTGATTATGAGCTATTAATACAATCATTTGTAATATGTAGCATGATTGGTCCTGTACTGCAAGGCTTTTGTAGAAAAAAAGGTTTTCCCTGTAGATATTTATTGTTTTAGTGGGCTGAACGGAGTGACCGTGGTCTTGGCTATATAATAACCTTGCTATTATTCACCTGTGTTCTCTCCAGCCTCGGTGAACAGCAGGAAGGACAAGTCTCTGAGGGTGATGAGCCAGAAGTTTGTCATGTTGTTCCTGGTGTCCACGCCTCGGGTGGTCAGTTTGGAGGTGGCTGCCAGGATCCTCATTGGAGAGGACCAGGTGGCTGATCAGGACAAGAGCAAGTTCAAGAGTGAGTGTTGAGTCCATGTGGGCAAAGCAGTCCTTCACGCCTCTGGCACATCCTGTGTTCTTTCAGCACGTTTCTAGCTTGGACACAATCTTTATGGTTAAAAGTTGAGTGGGTAGTTGGCGCAATAAGTGCGATTCTGCACACCGAGATGCTCCAACCAAGTGTGTTAAGACCGTACGGTCTTTATCTGGTGATGAGTCtaatgtttgaatgtgtgtgtgtttgcagctAAGGTCCGCAGGCTGTATGATATAGCCAACGTGCTGCGGAGCCTGAAGCTGATAGAGAAGGTccacgtgacagaggaaagagggaggaagccAGCCTTTGAATGGACCGGCCCTGAGGACTTCCCCAGTGTGAAGGGTAAGTACTTATCAGAACACACAGTCTTCCCAATAATACTTCACTTGAAGGGGTTACCATACATAATAACACTATTACAAGGCTTTTTATAGGCATCACATGTCCTCGATTTCTACATTATATATAGAAGTACCCTGTGCCATTGAAGCTATGCTGAACCTTTGCTATACAACCTAGTGGTTTATATGAGCTTTAAGTCAGAACCATTTAATCTGTAATGGTGTCCAACCTGCCTCTCCCAGTTCACCAGACTAAATCTTGTCTTTTGTTTCAATTCAAACATAGAGACCGCTGCCACTACAGCCACTGCCAAGAGGACACTTGAGTCTCGTACCTCCATAGACAACTGTGCCAAAAATCTCTTTTCCTCTCCGGGGAGCAAACACAGCTTCACCCGCCACCCCTCCCTCATCAAACTGGCCAAGAGCATCCAGGAAGACCGACGCAAGATCAACTCGGCCCCCACCAGCCCTGTCAAGAGTAAGTCCTGGGAGATATCTAGACATTAGAGTCTGGGAGATGTAGTGTTCAGGTGTTTTTAAGTGAGAGTTGGGTGTCTAGATTagcttctgtttttttttttcagatgATTCCTCGAGCAGCGAGTTCTTTCCCACCAAAATGGCCCAACTAGCGGCAATCTGTAAGATCCAGCTTGACCAGCAATCAAACAAGTAAGTGCTGCCTGATTCTCATTGCAGTATCGTATCCTTTAGTCTTCTAAATAAACCAGAAGTATTCTACGTTTCCTTGTTAACATCAACTCAGACCGTCAGATGTTACAATGAGTCTCGTCTTGTTCTAGGGTTGTTGACAGGACACCTAAGCCTGCAGTTACTGTGACTGAGGCAGTGCCAAATCATGAACAGAAAGCTGCTAAAAAGCCAGGAGCTCCCCAGCCACCAGTATTAACACCCACAGAACCCCGTGCCAGCACTGTCCACCTCACCCCACAGGCACAGTTCACCCCCCAACCTACTGGGGCAATGTCCTTCCACCCTGCCCAGTGTTCACCCCTCATCCCTGTGCTGCTGCCCCAACTCCAGGGAGGTGGACCCTACGCCATCTACATGCACCACTCCTTCAGGCCACACCCCCTAACCAGGCCTCAGCCAACCAGCCTCGCTGTGCGCTCCATGACCTTCGAGGATAAGACGGGGCGGAGCCCGAGTGATGCTACAGTGCACGGCCACTCGCCTGCTACGAACAACCTGCCAACCAGCAGCCCCTCGTTACTAAAacgtgtgtgttcaaagagacccTCCGAGGAAAGCCCCTCCAAGGCCAAGAGGATTGACCCCAGCACCAGGGTAAGACCTGTTCTTTACACGATACCTCTGCGCAGCTCAGTTGTACCTACTTTGACCAGAATGTGAGGTGACATGTCACTAGCAGAGAACTTTGGCAATGTCATACAAATAAAGAAGCATGTTAAATAGTAATAGCAAAGGTCATACGAAGCTaacccacctctttctctcctctactccaggACACGTCTCCTAAGCTGTGTGAGATCCTCCAGGCTCGTCTGAAGGCGCGTCGCGGGGAACTCCTCTCCAACCGTCCCTCGCCTCGAGCCCTCCACCTGGACCCTGAGTTTGTCAACACACCTGGGAGCTCCGTGGCCGCCGCAGCCAATCAGACACTGGAGCAGAACCTGGAGACCTTCCTGGAGGAGAAGGTCGCGACCTCAGACAGCGAGGCAGGGCTCACGCCGGTCAGAGCTGTTCCACTGACCCCCCACCACCTACACACAGAGGTAAACACAagacatatacacacagtaaaacgacacacacacacacacacacacacatagctaaAAGACCGATACTGGTGTTAACTGAAAACACTTGGCTTTAGATGCTGTGTGTGAATAGTATCTTTGGATGATACATGGGCTCTAAAACAGGACAGATACGTTTTAGTTTGAAATGATTCTGTGCGAGTCGGTTTGATTAGGGAACAAACCGATGCGATACGATTCTGTTAGATTAGGGAACGAATCGATACGATTCGGTTTGATTAGGGAACGATTCTATGCACAACCTTTTGCATGAACACATtcatataataaaaaatatacactgcccaaaaaaataaagggaacacttaaacaacaatgtaactccaagtcaatcacacttctgtgaaatcaaactgtccacttaggaagcaacactgatggacaatacatttcacatgctgttgtgcaaatggaatagacaacaggtggaaattataggcaattagcaagacacccccaataaaggagtggttctgcaggtggtgaccacagaccacttctcagctcctatgcttcctggctgatgttttggtcacttttgaatgctggcggtgctttcactctagtggtagcatgagacggagtctacaacccacacaagtggctcaggtagtgcagctcatccaggatggctcatcaatgcgagatgtggcatgaaggtttgctgtgtctgtcagcgtagtgtccagagcatggaggcggtaccaggagacaggccagtacatcaggagacgtggaggaggccgtaggagggcaacaacccagcagcaggaccgctacctccgcctttgtgcaaggaggagcactgccagagccctgcaaaatgacttccagcaggccacaaatatgcatgtgtctgctcaaacggtcagaaaccgaCTCCataagggtggtatgagggcccgacgcccacaggtgggggttgtgcttacagcccaacaccgtgcaggacgtttggcatttgccagagaacaccaagatgggcaaattcgccactggcacccctgtgctcttcacagatgaaagcaggttcacactgagcacatgtgacagacgtgagtctggagacgccgtggagaacgttctgctgcctgcaacatcctccagcatgaccgatttggcggtgggtcagtcatggtgtggtgtggcatttctttggggggctgcacagccctccatgtgctcgccagaggtagcctgactgccattaggtaccgagatgagatcctcaaaccccttgtgagaccatatgctggtgcggttggccctgggttcctcctaatgcaagacattgctagacctcatgtggctggagtgtgtcagcagttcctgcaagaggaaggcattgatgctatggactggcccgcctgttccccagacctgaatccaattgagcacatctgggacatctcGCTCCAttcaccaatgccacgttgcaccacagactgtccaggagttggcggatgctttagtccaggtctgggaggagatccctcaggagaccatccgccacctcatcaggagcatgcccaggcgttgtagggaggtcatacaggcacgtggaggccacacacactactgagcctaattttgtcttgttttaaggacattacatcaaagttggatcagcctgtagtgtggttttccactttaattttgagtgtgactccaaacccagacctccatgggttgataaatttgacttccattgatcatttttgtgtgattttgttgtcagcacattcaactatgtaaaaaaaatatatatatatttaataagaatatttcattcattcagatctaggatgtgttattttagtgttccctttattttttgagcagtgtatatatttgtcACCTGCGCCGAATACACCGGGTGTAgtctttaccgtgaaatgcttgcttacgagcccttcccaacgatgcaaAGTTTAAAACTAGTAACACGAGAAATAAAATGCTCAAGAATGGAgctatacagagggtaccagatcaatgtgcaggggtatgaggtaattgagatatgtacatgaaggcagggtaaagtgactaggcatcaggatagataataataataagattaaaatgaagaacagagtagcagcagaatataatgagtgtttgtgttgtcggtgtgtgtatgtatgtgtgtgtcggtTTTGTGTTTCAGTGCagcgtgagtgtgtgtacagttgaagtcagaagtttacatacacttacttaggttggagtcattaacttgtttttcaaccactccacaaatttcttgttaacaaacgatagttttggcaagttggttaggacatctaccttgtgcatgacacaagtcacttttccaacaattgtttacagacagattatttcacttataattcactgtatcacaattccagtgggtcagaagtttacatacgctaagttgaatgtttttaaacagcttggaaaattccagaaaatgatgtcatggctttagaagcttctgataggctaattgacatgatttgagtcaattggaggtgtacctgtggatgtatttcaaggcctaccttcaaactcagtgcctctgcttgacatcatgggaaaatcaaaagaaatcagccaagacctcagaaaaaaaatttttagacctccacaagtctggttcatccttggaagaaatgtccaaatgcctgACGGTCCcacgttcatctctacaaacaatagtatgcaagtataaacaccatgggaccacgcagctgtcatactgctcaggaaagagacgcgttctgtctcttagagataaATGaacattggtgcgaaaagtgcaaatcaatcccagaacaacagcaaaggaccttgtgaaaatgctggaggaaacgggtacaaaagtatctatatccacagtaaaccaagtcctatatcgacataacctgaaaggccgcttagtaaggaagaagccactgctccaaaaccgccataaaaagccagtttgcaactgcacatggggagaaagattgtactttttggagaaatgtcctctggtctgatgaaacaaaaatagaactatttggacataatgaccatcgttatgtttggaggtgaaagggggaggcttgcaagctgaaaaacaccaatcccaaccgtgaagcactggggtggcagcatcatgttgtgggggtgctttgctgcaggagggactggtgcacttcacaaaatagatggcatcatgaagaattgaaaattgtggatattttgaagcaacctttcaagacctcagtcaggaagttaaagcttggtcgcaaatggacaattaccccaagcatacttccaaagttgtgaaaaaaaatggctttaaggacaacaccgtcaaggtattggagtggccatcacaaagccttgacctcaatcctatagaacatttgtgggcagaactgaaaaggtgtgtgtgtgagcaaggaggcctacaaacttgcctcagttacaccagctctgtcaggcagaatgggccaaaattcacccaacttattgtgggaagcttgtggaaggctacctacattgtttaacttaggtcaaccatttttaaaggcaattctaccaaatactaattgagtgtatgtaaacttttggcccactgggaatgtgatgaaagaaataaaagctgaaatgaataattctctactattctgacatttctcttaaaataaagtggtgatcctaactgatctaagtcAGGGAATGTATCAATATATATTGTTTACAAATTAGCTATGACATAGCCAATGAATACATTTCACAACTTTGGAATGTATTTCACCCCCAAGCAACTCTCtatttggaaggtgttcctaatgtttggcatACTGATTGTTAAAAGCAAATCTACCAAAACTATTGGTGATGGTGAACCTGAATAATCCAAATGACatcccctttcagcaggaaaagCCAGGTGAGAGTTGTCTCTGGTAGTTTACTTTAATTCTAGTAAAACACTATTTTCAACAGTGCACCGGTAACAATAACCTAGCAAATCACATAGGTTGTCACAATCTTAATATCACGCAAGCCATTTTAGTATTTCAATGCTGAAGGTGCCACACAGATTTGCAAGTGACCCAGCACGTGAAGAACgtttgactaggctactgatattGCCTGGAGTTGTTCGGCATGCAAAATGACTTGTCAATCAATGTCAGTTACATGCAGTTCAACACAAAAGAGAAGAGAGATTTTCGGGAGGTATAAAGAGCCCCCAACAATTAGACCAGTGAACCAGTGATTTGTAACGTTTGAATCGATTTTTCTGACCAATGCATGCTACATTCGGATAGGTTTGCAGTCTGCGTACCGACGCACGTTTGTTCTTAAGCATTTGAATCTGGGACCGATGCATATCGGTGAATCGTTACATCCATAATGCTGTGTTaatgactctctctgtgtgttccagaCTCTGATCCCCACTGGCTACCTGATCCCCATCTCCCAGCAGTCCCCCTTCAGCTACAAAGACATCCACAACCCCGAGAGCAGCAAAGCCTCCACACCCACCTACATCTACCACACACCCACTGCAGGTATACACACCTTTTAACATTTATTTGCAGTCCGTACACACGCTAACGCACATTTGAACTATGTCTTTGAGTAAAGCATACTGTATCAGATGACTAATTAACatgtcttcccctctctccttcccaggCTCTAGACCTCCCCCGATCCAGGAGTTGACCCCCACCAGCCTCTCCCTCCACAGGCCTCCCCCTGCCTCGCCCTTCTCTGCCCAGGTGCACCGCTTCCACAGCCCCAGCCCTGCCATTCTCAACTTTACCCTGCAAAACCTGGGCCTCATCCCTGGGCCTGGCTCTGTACCCGCTTGCAGCCCTGGCACTGCCCAAACCCCGGAGCACCCCAGCTCCGTGCCCCTGCCTCCCCACCTGGGCCTGCATCAGAGGGGCAGCATGGTCTTCGTTAAGCCCATGTCCCCCGTGCCAGTCCAACACCAGATGACTGGCCCGGACGGGCAACCACTCACGCTAATTAGCCTACAGCAGGTGAGAGGCATACtttcatacatacagtgccttgcgaaagtattcggcccccttgaactttgcgaccttttgccatatttcaggcttcaaacataaagatataaaactgtatttttttgtgaagaatcaacaacaagtgggacacaatcatgaagtggaacgacatttattggatatttcaaactttttttaacaaatcaaaaactgaaaaattgggcgtgcaaaattattcagcccctttactttctgtgcagcaaactctctccagaagttcagtgaggatctctgaatgatccaatgttgacctaaatgactaatgatgatgataaatacaatccacctgtgtgtaatcaagtctccgtataaatgcaccagcactgtgatagtctcagaggtccgttaaaagcgcagagagcatcatgaagaacaaggaatccaacctcactgagctcgagctcagaggaatgggaaaaaatgtcagtctctcgatgtgcaaaactgatagacataccccaagcgacttacagctgtaatcgcagcaaaaggtggcgctacaaagtattaacttaagggggctgaataattttgcacgcccagtttttgatttgttaaaaagtttgaaatatccaataaatgtcgttccacttcatgattgtgtcccacttgttgttgattcttcacaaaaaaaatacagttttatatctttgtttgaagcctgaaatgtggcaaaaggtcgcaaagttcaagggggccgaatactttcgcaaggcactgtacatccacacaaacactgtTACACAAACACTGGGTCACACATacagcatacatacacacacacagcctcaaacCCCAAGCTTAACACACATACAGTCAGTCAAACCCCTCCCTAATTGATAATGGTGTGCTGCTGGTTCAGTGCTTGTGTAAATAGCCTCACTGATTATATAAACGAGGTGTGATGTTGATTGCAAACATCTGCTAACTGACTTCTCTGCTAACTTCTGTCGttgtctatctctcctcctcttcaggtGACCACGCCCAAAGGGACGGCCCTCACCCAGCACAGTTTCTTCCacacccctgtctccctctccccgctGGCTACCGTGGTAACCACCAGCCACGGACACACGGCGCCGGCGGGCGCTAAAACCGTTTACATCCCTCAGAGGAAGCTGGAAGTCACCACTGAGGACACCTAAAGACTATGCTGCtacacaacgtgtgtgtgtgtctgtgcatgtctgCATGGTTTTCTATGGTCTGACTGTCATATTGTTAAGGCGTACTGTAGGTTGAGTGATTTTTATGTTTTAGGGTATGTGATGTCTCCAAATGATTTAATCCAAAACTAGTCCATGGGTTAttccagtgtttcccaaactcggccTCAGGACCCCAAGGGGGGCGCGTTTTGGGTTttgcactacacagctgactccaatgatcaaagcttgatgattatttgaatcggctgtgtggtgctaggacaaaaaccaaaacgtgctcCCTTTGGGGTGCCGGGGGACCGAGTTTCGGAAGCCCTGGTTTATTCCATTTCTACAGGGGGAAAGACAAAGTATGTGAACTCCATGTAGAAACAGCTGCGTGTCACCGTCAGCTCCAAATATAACTCTGATGGAGAGACCAGCCATGGTAAATACTCTTAACCCTGGGGCTTTGAGACACAATATGCCGGATATTACTGTGTAATACTACAGCATACTTTTGATACTGGTTTATGTATGGATTTAAGATTAAGGATCACCAGTAGGTATTAAACTGGTGAGGGGTGTTTTCTGTGTCTAAATACTAAATAGTGAAACGGTCTGTCTTATTTTGGTTTTGAAGGGTTTGTTTGCCAAAATCTAATATGCTGGCTGAGTATTTCAACATTTCTCCAAGAGAAGTTGTATTGAAGTCCCATTTACGTCATCAACGTGCCATAGAGAAGAACAACAACAACTTAACCTCCGTTCACCGGGATGACATTAATATGTGACAGCGGGACTTTAATGACTGAAAGAGAATTTTCTTTTTGAAAAGTATTGTCGATGAACTGTttttgtatgtgtcaaattggcAAGAAAACAATTTTGCACGTTGTACATGTTAATTAACTGTTACCCTTAAAAAGCTGGATTGTATGTGATTCAACTGTAAGGGGTGAATGTATGCGATGGCGTCCTACCTTAGGCAAATCACGTAATTGAAATGGAATCTTAATGTATAAGGAATGGACTTTAAGCATTAAATTCAGCTCAGATGTCCTTGTATATAAAATggtaaataaacatatttttaaaCCGGTCTCTGTTCTGTTCATGTATTCTTTACTGTCTCCCTCAGTTGATGAATACATGGTCAACGATATGTTGGTGTCCCATAGCATTAGTCTAGAGTATGAATATGATCAAGGTGGTTTCATATCCAACAGTAAATACAGTACATGCcttcaattaaaaacacaaaccCGTCTACATCTATTTCGTTCTGTGTAGACACCCCTCTAAGATCATGTGCCATTCCAGTTACCATCAGCCAGACAATTCCGCTCGGCTACTGTCACCCAGAAGTTTCGGAAAATCTCTTATCAATCATGCTTGTGTAAGACCAGGACAAATGGTGAAATCTCTGGGGCCTCAGCTCAGGGCCAGGGGTCTCTGTGGCCTGTGTTCGAGGTGGGGTGGGGGGACTACTGTAGGTCTAGAGTGTTTGTCCTAAGTTATTTTAGGAGGATGTTTTAATTTGAGCGTCACCATTAAACTCTGGGTGATGAGAGAGATGGGCTGTATTTAAGGATTCCCCTCGGTGGTGTTGGGGCTGTCGCACTCAAGATTTGAGACTGAACTGAGGGGGAAGAGATTGATGCTGATACATCCAGACTTGTGCAGGTATAGTAGTCAAATGTTTATGATTTGTGAGTGACATGTTTGATATTGATAAATGTAAccgcacactggttgaatcaacgtttccacgtcatttcaatgaaattactttGATCCAACGTGGAATAGAAATGTAATTAACTGGGACCGGCTGTATTTACAGTAAAACCGATATCATATACTGGCTCGTGTCCAATCAGTGCCATACTTTTAGAATATTTGGTCCAAGGGTCCATGGATGAGACTGATGTTGAACTTGATCAAGCTATCTCTAAGTTGAATTGCATAAACATGACTTGAATTCATCCATCACGACTCACTGGATGTTGGAAATTTCCATGTGAGGTAAGTGTTAGTGACCAGGCTGCGTCAAGCGGTCCAGGGTGGATACTGGCATGTGTTCTTCCATGGTCCAAATGGGCTCTATTCCTGGAGTCTTATCACCACATACCAGCCCTATGATGTGACGGACAACCTCTGAAATGAATGGGTGAGAATAGAGGGGAGTCAGGACTGGCTGAGATACCTTATCTCTGCTAGAAGAACAGGCTCGACAACATCGCTGTCACTATACTACGATGGGTATCATCAAAGAGAATCCAAATGTAGACatttacgtaaaaaaaaaatctctataTAATGTAGTCTGAACCTATTGCAACGCATGCATAACAGCAGGAATTAGGgctgctgagggtgctgcagcaccccctgataaaTCAGTATTACAATAACATTATTTTAAAAtgatattttgggaaaaaagtatTTTCCACCAAATTAGTGCTTTAGGGCTTTACTACTCCTGAGTAGATAACAATTCTCATCAGCAGAGCGGGAAGACCCCCCAAACCCCGATGACAGCACATCCACCCCTAAACATCTTCCCACATGTTTATTTATTGACCACTATGTCAGGATAAGTCAGAAATACACTGATGGTCTTGAGGCCACCCCAGAGTAGATTCAATCTGCAGccatctattcctccatctaAACACCCCTCTCGATGCAGACTCTCACCCCGAGACAAGGATGCCAAACTGGGGCGGCGGGGCCAAGTGCGCGGCCTGTGAAAAGACTGTGTACCACGCTGAGGAGATCCAATGCAACGGGAGGAGCTTCCACAAGACCTGCTTCATCTGCAGTGAGTTATCCTCAGTCACACACCATGTAGGCCTAGACTGACAGAGAAGACAAACTAAT
This sequence is a window from Oncorhynchus clarkii lewisi isolate Uvic-CL-2024 chromosome 26, UVic_Ocla_1.0, whole genome shotgun sequence. Protein-coding genes within it:
- the LOC139384696 gene encoding transcription factor E2F8-like, whose protein sequence is MSSTLPESQNLSHKTQTTTSNHKGNVFAEPQALTTTPRKVSPQGTVLTEIQSNMGPLTTPTKGKETGPSEPWTPTSNLKMLISAASPEIRNREKELCMDPEGGDAMDPELGEEGEKQISRKEKSLGLLCHKFLARYPDYPNPALNNDISLDDVAAELNVERRRIYDIMNVLESLHIVSRLAKNRYTWHGRANLPQTLAKLRQVGEEHRYGQQMQQIRQRSLEREFDSDGDEKENEEVGEVEGGGGGQKEMFFVELPGVEFKAASVNSRKDKSLRVMSQKFVMLFLVSTPRVVSLEVAARILIGEDQVADQDKSKFKTKVRRLYDIANVLRSLKLIEKVHVTEERGRKPAFEWTGPEDFPSVKETAATTATAKRTLESRTSIDNCAKNLFSSPGSKHSFTRHPSLIKLAKSIQEDRRKINSAPTSPVKNDSSSSEFFPTKMAQLAAICKIQLDQQSNKVVDRTPKPAVTVTEAVPNHEQKAAKKPGAPQPPVLTPTEPRASTVHLTPQAQFTPQPTGAMSFHPAQCSPLIPVLLPQLQGGGPYAIYMHHSFRPHPLTRPQPTSLAVRSMTFEDKTGRSPSDATVHGHSPATNNLPTSSPSLLKRVCSKRPSEESPSKAKRIDPSTRDTSPKLCEILQARLKARRGELLSNRPSPRALHLDPEFVNTPGSSVAAAANQTLEQNLETFLEEKVATSDSEAGLTPVRAVPLTPHHLHTETLIPTGYLIPISQQSPFSYKDIHNPESSKASTPTYIYHTPTAGSRPPPIQELTPTSLSLHRPPPASPFSAQVHRFHSPSPAILNFTLQNLGLIPGPGSVPACSPGTAQTPEHPSSVPLPPHLGLHQRGSMVFVKPMSPVPVQHQMTGPDGQPLTLISLQQVTTPKGTALTQHSFFHTPVSLSPLATVVTTSHGHTAPAGAKTVYIPQRKLEVTTEDT